A window of the Geothermobacter hydrogeniphilus genome harbors these coding sequences:
- a CDS encoding acyl-CoA carboxylase subunit beta produces MSQKAIKPSLRNPLTPPEKVEFTIPGEIAGQAGGYEEVMKEGYDLIQRPIKSVPVGQIEKQHFKQRMTVWERIKVLTQNEPNILFQNWGKNLDGASLVTGILNIDGRDVALYGHDFTVRAGSIDATNGRKLARLFNMAGEKGIPVIGMNDSAGAFVPAGVGGLDGYAEAFTALRKISGVVPSIMCMFGFNAGGGSYLPRQGSFVIQPEDTFFGLTGPGVVKSVLGEDISPEDLGGPKVHGATGVADLTVADETAALRTVLRLLSYIPDNNHSLAPFQETSDPLDRKTWEINTLLKKAFNSPTGFNTPFDVSIIIQQICDHGDYFELQPTRAREAITAFGRLGGHVVGFVANNSAVASGQIDCDSALKIARFVRFCNIYNIPLIFMEDTTGFLPGRDQEARGIVQAGRSMLDSIVDVRTPRILLILRNAFGGAYASYNNYPTGADVVLALPTTRLAVMGPAGKEFVYKSELRKLRGSVPQRVQQAAEERIKAGMEGDAARKDAEAEVAEWLKGEEAALNLRYEKELMNPKEGLALGSISSLVMPADLRKVLGENLHFLLRHYKPSAWQGVQREFH; encoded by the coding sequence ATGTCCCAGAAAGCGATTAAACCCTCATTGAGAAATCCCCTGACTCCGCCCGAGAAGGTCGAGTTCACCATCCCGGGAGAGATTGCCGGCCAGGCCGGTGGTTATGAAGAGGTCATGAAGGAAGGCTACGACCTCATTCAACGCCCGATCAAGTCGGTTCCCGTCGGCCAGATTGAAAAGCAGCACTTCAAGCAGCGGATGACGGTCTGGGAGCGGATCAAAGTGTTGACCCAGAACGAGCCGAACATCCTCTTTCAGAACTGGGGCAAGAATCTCGACGGCGCTTCGCTGGTGACCGGAATTCTCAATATCGACGGGCGTGACGTGGCGCTGTACGGTCACGATTTCACCGTGCGGGCCGGCTCCATCGATGCCACCAACGGCCGCAAGCTGGCCCGATTGTTCAACATGGCCGGCGAAAAAGGGATTCCGGTGATCGGCATGAACGACTCCGCCGGTGCTTTCGTCCCGGCTGGGGTCGGCGGTCTCGACGGCTACGCCGAGGCCTTTACCGCGCTGCGCAAGATCAGCGGCGTGGTGCCTTCGATCATGTGCATGTTCGGCTTCAATGCCGGCGGCGGTTCCTACCTGCCGCGCCAGGGGAGTTTCGTCATCCAGCCGGAAGACACCTTCTTCGGCCTGACCGGCCCGGGAGTGGTCAAGTCGGTGCTCGGCGAGGATATTTCCCCCGAGGATCTCGGCGGGCCCAAGGTCCACGGTGCCACCGGGGTGGCCGACCTGACGGTGGCCGACGAAACCGCCGCCCTGCGTACCGTGCTGCGGTTGCTCAGCTACATCCCCGACAACAATCACAGCCTGGCGCCCTTCCAGGAGACCAGCGATCCGCTGGACCGCAAGACCTGGGAGATCAATACCCTGCTGAAGAAGGCCTTCAACTCGCCGACCGGCTTCAACACCCCGTTCGACGTCTCGATCATCATCCAGCAGATCTGCGACCACGGCGACTATTTCGAGCTGCAGCCGACCCGCGCCCGCGAGGCGATCACCGCCTTCGGTCGACTTGGCGGCCACGTGGTCGGATTCGTCGCCAACAACTCGGCGGTCGCCTCGGGGCAGATCGACTGCGATTCGGCGCTGAAAATCGCCCGTTTCGTGCGTTTCTGCAATATCTACAATATTCCGCTGATCTTCATGGAGGATACCACCGGCTTCCTGCCGGGACGCGACCAGGAGGCCCGGGGCATCGTCCAGGCCGGCCGCTCGATGCTCGACTCGATCGTCGATGTCCGCACCCCGCGTATCCTGCTGATCCTCCGCAACGCCTTCGGCGGTGCCTACGCTTCCTACAACAACTACCCGACCGGAGCCGACGTGGTGCTGGCGCTGCCGACCACCCGCCTGGCGGTCATGGGCCCGGCAGGCAAGGAATTCGTCTACAAGTCCGAACTGCGCAAACTGCGCGGCTCGGTTCCGCAACGGGTCCAGCAGGCGGCTGAAGAACGCATCAAGGCCGGCATGGAGGGCGATGCGGCCAGGAAGGACGCCGAGGCCGAAGTGGCAGAGTGGCTCAAGGGAGAGGAAGCGGCTCTGAATCTGCGTTACGAGAAAGAGCTGATGAATCCGAAGGAGGGCCTCGCGCTCGGTTCGATCTCGTCTCTTGTCATGCCCGCCGATCTGCGCAAGGTGCTGGGCGAAAACCTGCATTTCCTGCTCCGCCACTACAAGCCTTCGGCCTGGCAGGGCGTGCAGCGTGAATTCCATTAA